CCACTCGAGCAGCCGGGCGCGCGCGCCGCGTTCCTGCACACGCTCCGCGCGGTGATCGACGTGCACGGCCAGCGCGTGAGCGCGCGCGACCGTCTCTACCTGCTCGACTCGATCATGCCCACGCTGGTGGTGTGGGGCGAGCGCGACAACACGATCCCGCTCGAGCACGGCCGCGCGATGCACGAGGCGGTGCCGCACAGCCACTTCGCCACGCTGCCGAAGGCCGCCCACTTCCCGCACCTCGAGGACCCGGAGGGACTCGCGCGCGTGCTGCGCGACTTCATCGAGTCCACCGAGCCAGCACGGATCGAGGACGCGGACTGGGGCTCGATCATCGAGCCCCGCACGCGGCACGAGCGCCAGAGCTCGGCAGCCTAGCCCACGCTCGCGTACCGCTCCTGGTAGCCGGCGTGGATCGGCGCCCAGCCGTCCATGTCGTGGAGCTTCCGGTCGGGCGCGCCGTCGAGCACGCCCGCGAGCGCGTCGAGGTGCCAGTGCCAGCCGGCCGGAACCATCGTGCGGAACTCGTCCGGCAGCTTCTCGACCGTGTTCACGAAGCGGAGGATGGTGCCCTCGCCGTCCGGGCTGAGCTCGAAGCGGAGTGTGGCATTCGTCTGTCCCCAGGGCTCCTTGGGGGAGCCCCACAGGCCGCTCGTCTCGAGCACGTGCGGCGGCTCGT
The nucleotide sequence above comes from Thermoleophilaceae bacterium. Encoded proteins:
- a CDS encoding SRPBCC family protein; translation: MTIADGLVETRPDGSAVITFERRLAHPVERVWDAITDPAQVIRWWGELTGQMRPDGDFNLRWLNDDEEGRSSGWRGTVTEYEPPHVLETSGLWGSPKEPWGQTNATLRFELSPDGEGTILRFVNTVEKLPDEFRTMVPAGWHWHLDALAGVLDGAPDRKLHDMDGWAPIHAGYQERYASVG